DNA from Cyprinus carpio isolate SPL01 chromosome B3, ASM1834038v1, whole genome shotgun sequence:
tttctttcttttttattatatagatgtaatattttcttcattctatttattttcatttaactaacaCACCTCAAAGAATGAAAATACCTGCAGGTTcagtaataagtaaataaataaacaaacaatcatgggTGTAGCCTACACaggataattatttaaataatcatatattttaacaagaatatcattaatttcatgaatatcaaggacttttgtcagggttaatccatttgacctaatcaatatgtgcctattcataaaaaattcacaaaaattatattttacatatttacatcacaaagtatagtttgcaaatatgtttatgtaaatttatgAAACTACTTGTACCTTAACTGCAGTACTACTTGTAGGCTACTTATACTAAAACTGCTCAcgtaagggaaagttcacccaaaaatggaaactgTGTCATGTATAGTGTAATtgtatgagattctttcttctgttgagcacaaaagatgatattttgcagaaccaaactgttttttttctttaagttatacctttttattatattatatatatatatatatatatatatatatatatatatatatatatatatatatatatatatatatatatatatacatacatatatattatttgtctATGAATAAAGTTTgatctgttgaaagcagttatttttagtTTGATGCCAAATGTTCCCCTCCTATTCAAAATTGACATTGAAGGGGTGCatacaacatatttgcccaccggcaactaCAGTTGGAGATACGATTTTTAAGAAACATAAAAACCCggggaaaataaatgcagaacatatTCACAAAGGAcactattaacatgactatatgcatgaaaccattcagaaaaatgtgggcacaaatgggttaagtgaaattattaataaaatgtaagaatttgatataAAAGATGACACATGCATTTAATAAGTTTAGGGGGAAAtaatgtaagaatttgatataaaagatgaaaaatgaatttattaatttttggggtaaattaaatttttatctgGAAATCAATTTACATTGTTTGTATTATGCAGTAACTTtagtcatataaaatatatttcataattttccaGCAACAAAATTGTGGCCAGTGAAAATGCTGAGTGGCTAGTAATTTTGGAAAACCACTAGCTACAGTGGCTGGTAAGCAAAAGAGTTAATGTTAAGCCCTGTGTACAGTGAATACATGTATTTAGTCATTGCagttaaaaatgtgttgtttaacCAAAGTACAGTGGTGGGGGTGCTTGACATGTGTCAAACACTTGAAAGGGGTGCACGCTGCAAAAAGTTTGGGTTCCACTGTCCTAAGCGAATATGTAACCTGCAAAAGTTAATTTATTGTGAGAGTTTAGTGTGTAATTCCATTCGTGAAGTTTGGTGAAGTGAGAACCTTAAGATACCATCTTCACTAATGAGAGATTTTTCGATACAATTTGAGGTTAAGACCTCCTACATAAACAGGAACTTCTCTGTATATAAAGCCGTCTTGATGCCCTTCACTGCCTCAGACTTCAGCTTTCACTCTATTATGTAATATCTCTCTaatgcttcagaataaatttggTGAGTTAATTTGAGACTTCTTTAAAATTTTAGCGTACATACATACTTGATTTTTAAGCATCTGGGTGTTTTGTCTTTTGCTGTTTATTCTCATTAGAATgaacatctgatttttttttatcatttgtagtTTAAATGAATGGAACCTGAGGGGGTTTTATATTGAAGGtttaaaatgaatcattcttGTATTCCTTACTTGTAAGTTGCctctaatgtttttaataaattgttacatttatgcAGTTCATGTCTTGTCAGTTGCATGTGCGGAGTTGTGTGTGTTCTGGCCAAGTTGAAGTCTGGAAGAGCGTGTTCTTACAGTTTTGTACAAGAATAATGACCCCCACTtggattttctgcattttcttgGCTTTTTCAGTGCAGGTTAAAGCCGCTTCACAGGGTAAAACTTGTTTCTTAAATCTGCAGTTTCAGTCACAATGGATTTCCGAAAATGCATGACCATTTCCCTGTTTTATCTCTGACAAAAGGGCGCATCTGTGTGACAGATTACTGGCATACCATCAGCTGCTCTTTAAAACTACCAATCACATCCGCTAGAAACATATCATACTGGCTGGAGGCTCATTCGATCATCGGTAACCAGTAAGCATGCTCCAGTTATTCATTGTCTCTaagtaatttgttcattttatttttgtaaatggaaGTGTGCACTGAAAGATCTTCTCAAACATGGATTTTCACACACAGGGATTATAGCTGCCAACTTCAGCGAGTACATGAAGATCACATCTGCAATTTCACAGTAGATGTAGGCTTCAGGAGTTTTGATAAATATACTATGACACTTCACTATTTGGAAAATGGAACTGGGAATTCATCTCTGTTGGATGCTTCTTTTAAGCCAGCAAAGAATAGTGAGTATTTGTatgtaatcaaagaaaaaagtgatttgcacagtttatatttcacaaacatAAAGCTTCTCTCTTTTCTCAGTTAAAACAAAAACCCCATTTAATCTGACGTTACAATATGCAAATGGGACGTATCATTTCTTTTGGAAGAGTGGATATGAAAAACATACCTTCCGAACTGCTCTACCCATCATATATGAATTCAAGTACTACAAAGATGGAGATCCCACAAGTGTAAGACTGATTATAGTGATGATTCAATTATGAATGTCCGCCATTCATAGGACATGTTCTCTGTAAACATCCTCTGTTTCACCACATCAAAGAAACATATGTGACACCATCTATCTGTGTTTTCCTGTTGTGACagttggataaaagcgtctgctaaatgactaaatgtaaatgtaaaataaatgtgctctatgAATGGCTTAAcattgacattatttttttaaggaggTCATTGTTCACCCAGAAAAAGAAATGATTCAGACTGAGGAAATGAAGCTTGATCCGGACACTATGTACGCTGTGATGGTGAAGAGTAAGGTAGATGACAGACAGGTCTACGGTGGAAcgtggagcgactggagcagcaCTGTGAAATGGAAAACAGCATACAGAGGTGAATACTGTGGTAGCTACTGctctatatttacacacatttcaaatatatctCTTAACGTAAAATCAAAGTTGATCCATCCATGTTTTCTCTTATTCTTTAAGTCTCTGATTTTTGTACAAGATGAACCCAGGGAAGTCAGCAAGATTGCTATTGGAATGTTTGCAATGGTTGGACTTTTAATTCTGTTTGTATCCATTCCTGCTGCCAGGTAACTGTTTATCATATTCAGCTATTGCACCTCCAATGATTACAAACCCgaatccaaaaaagttggaacactgtacaaattgtgagtaaaaaaggaattgaataatttacaaatctcataaacttatattttattcaaaattgaatatagataacatattaaatgttgaaagagagacattttgaaatgtcatgccaaatattagctcattttggatttcatgagagctacacattccaaaaaagttgggacaggtagcaataagaggccggaaaagttaaatgtacatataaggaacagctggggGACCAATTTGcgacttattaggtcaattggcaacataaAAGAGCctttcagagtggcagtgtctctcagaaatcaagatgggcagaggatcaccaattcccccaatgctgtggcgaaaaatagtggagcaatatcagaaaggagtttctcagaggaaaaattgcaaagagtttgaagttatcatcatctacagtgcataatatcatccaaagattcagagaatctggaacaatctctgtgcataagggtcaaggccggaaaaccatactggatgcccgtgatctacaggccttagacagcactgcatcacatacaggagtgctactgtaatggaaatcacaacatgggctcagaaatactaccagaaaacattgtcggtgaacacaatccaccgtgccattcaccattgctggctaaaactctataggtcaaaacagaagccatatctaaacgtgatccagaagcgcaggcgttttctctgggccaaggctcatttaaaatggactgtggcaaaatggaaaactgttctgtggtcagatgaatcaaaatttgaagttctttttggaaaactgggatgccatatcatccggactaaagaggacaagaaCAACCCCAAgtttgttatcagcgctcagttcagaagcctgcatctctgatggtatggggttgcatgagtgcgtgtggcatgggcagcttacacatctggaaaggcaccatcaatgctgaaaggtatatccaagttctagaacaacatatgctcccatccagacatcgtctctttcagggaagaccttgcattttccaacatgacaatgccagaccacatactgcatcaattacaacatcatggctgcgtagaagaaggatccgagtactgaaatggccagcctgcagtccagatctttcatctatagaaaacatttggcagatcataaagaggaagatgcgacaaagaagacctaagacagttgagcaactagaagcctgtattagacaagaatgggacaacattcctattcctaaacttgagcaacttgtctccttagtccccagacgtttgcagactgttataaaaagaagaggggatgccagacagtggtaaacatggccttgttccaacttttttgagatcTGTTGATGCcaagaaatttaaaatcaacttattttagTTGTAAAAGTAGCAATTATACTCCCTCTACTACTTCAAAtgagatttgatttttttgtgtgcactgcttatattattttgtgtttttcattttctttcattcattaaGTAACATTGGCATTGATTGTACTGTATTTCCAGTTGTGGTATGTGTACTGAGAAGAAATATGTATTTCATGTGGTTAAGACTGTTAAAGCCAAACCTAAACTGACTGCAATTTCACCTAGTAGAATAGATAGATTTTAGCAGTTTAAGTAAATCTAAGTAAACTTTACCTGGGTAAATAACCATGGGTACATAAAAAAGCATACATAAAtaaagtactgtatttttttcttttttttttttcttttttctacatATACAAAAATTAGTAattactattgtataaaatcaagCATCTAGCCGTGCAGTCTGCATTTACAGGCATTTGGAAAATGGGTCGTTCTGAAAAGCTCAGTGAATTTAGGTGTGGTGCTGTGATAGGATGACACCTTTGCAATAAGTCAGTTTGTGAAATTTCATCACTGCTAGATATTCCAAGGTCAACTGTAAGTGGAATTACTGGAAAGCCAAAGCATTTAGAAAGCAGCAACTCAGCCACAAGGCAAAGTCACAGAGTGGGGTCAGCAAGCCATGCAAGAGGTGCATGGAGGGTAAAAGTCATCAGCAATCTGCTGGTTCCATAGCTGAAGAGTTACAAACAAACACTGGcatttaagggttagttcacccaaaattataAATTAGTCCgtaaattactcacccttaagtcatcctaggtgtatatgacattcttctttcagatgaatccagtcggagttatattaaaattgtctttgatctttcaaagatttgtttttttgttttttgtttgttttaatagcaatatctggcaacactgcatcgcTGGCACTTAAAGGgtaactccaccccaaaatgaaaattttgtcgttccaaacccataaaagatttgttcgtcttcagaacacaatttaagatattttggattaaaactgggaggcctgtgactgtcccatagactgccaagtaaattgcactgtcaaggtccagaaaagtatgaaagatatCGTCAgaacacagaagagcatacgctgcttacgttcagtggatattctccaaaatggcactatggtgATGTAGAGAGACACAGGAGaataactgttgaataaagtcattatttttgttttcttcgcttacagaaagtattctcgtgaagtcattaaattcagattgaattactgatggcagatggactaagCGGTTGAtgtctttcatatttttctggaccttgacagtgcaaattacttggcagtctatgggacagtcacaagcctcccggttttcatccaaaatatcttaaattgtgttctgaagacgaacgaaacCATTGATATGGTTTATC
Protein-coding regions in this window:
- the LOC109056081 gene encoding interleukin-21 receptor-like isoform X1, encoding MSCQLHVRSCVCSGQVEVWKSVFLQFCTRIMTPTWIFCIFLAFSVQVKAASQGRICVTDYWHTISCSLKLPITSARNISYWLEAHSIIGNQDYSCQLQRVHEDHICNFTVDVGFRSFDKYTMTLHYLENGTGNSSLLDASFKPAKNIKTKTPFNLTLQYANGTYHFFWKSGYEKHTFRTALPIIYEFKYYKDGDPTSEVIVHPEKEMIQTEEMKLDPDTMYAVMVKSKVDDRQVYGGTWSDWSSTVKWKTAYRGEYCGSYCSIFTHISNISLNVKSKLIHPCFLLFFKSLIFVQDEPREVSKIAIGMFAMVGLLILFVSIPAAR
- the LOC109056081 gene encoding interleukin-21 receptor-like isoform X3, whose translation is MSCQLHVRSCVCSGQVEVWKSVFLQFCTRIMTPTWIFCIFLAFSVQVKAASQGRICVTDYWHTISCSLKLPITSARNISYWLEAHSIIGNQDYSCQLQRVHEDHICNFTVDVGFRSFDKYTMTLHYLENGTGNSSLLDASFKPAKNIKTKTPFNLTLQYANGTYHFFWKSGYEKHTFRTALPIIYEFKYYKDGDPTSEVIVHPEKEMIQTEEMKLDPDTMYAVMVKSKVDDRQVYGGTWSDWSSTVKWKTAYRVSDFCTR
- the LOC109056081 gene encoding interleukin-21 receptor-like isoform X2; translated protein: MTPTWIFCIFLAFSVQVKAASQGRICVTDYWHTISCSLKLPITSARNISYWLEAHSIIGNQDYSCQLQRVHEDHICNFTVDVGFRSFDKYTMTLHYLENGTGNSSLLDASFKPAKNIKTKTPFNLTLQYANGTYHFFWKSGYEKHTFRTALPIIYEFKYYKDGDPTSEVIVHPEKEMIQTEEMKLDPDTMYAVMVKSKVDDRQVYGGTWSDWSSTVKWKTAYRGEYCGSYCSIFTHISNISLNVKSKLIHPCFLLFFKSLIFVQDEPREVSKIAIGMFAMVGLLILFVSIPAAR